TCCTCGCGTTCAACCTGCTGTTCAACCTGTTCTATGACTGGTCGGGAATCACGCTCATCGTACAGATTTACGCCTACGTGTTTTCATTCTACCTTGTCTTCGATTTCTCCCTGATTAACCTGGACGAACACGAGGAGAAGTACCGGTCCGCCTACGGCCGCGCGGGGGAAAACTACCTGTTTCTCGAGGCGCGCGTGCTGCCCCTCATCATCATATACGCCGTGGTCCTTATCGCGTTCCTTATCCAGGAGATACGAAGCCCTCACTGGCCATGGTCCGTCGTGATGGGGATGCTGGACGGGAGGAACACCAATCTCCTGGTGTACTCGCTTTTCCTGCTCTTCGCGCTCAAGTTGAAGAGGGACCCGTTCATAACCATCCCGCTCTTCCTGGGCCTGAGCGTGGCTTACTTCTATCTCGATCTCCTGGTGAGATCCATCTCCTCCGGGGGAGGGCTCATCCAGGCGACCATGATCTTCAAGCTGGTCATTTTTTACTTCTTCCTGTTTTACGAGTTTTTCGCGCGCAGAAATCCGTTCAAGCTCCTGGGTACGGCGCTCGCGGTGGGGGTGGCGTCGTATGCGCTCTTCCTGGGCTCCACCGTGCTCATATTCGACCGCGCGTCCGCGGAAGGAATAGGGAGGCGCGAGGCGGGGATGTACCTATTACGCCTCGGGTTCAAGTACCCGATCAACGAGCTCAAGGACCAGGTCATGCGCTCCGGGGATCCGGAATACCTGAAGGAGTTTCTTTCCTACGCGCGGCGCTACCGCGTGGAGCTTCGCTATACCGACGAAGAATGGGAAGGCCTACTTTTCTCGGGAACCATCGACACCGCGGAAATGATCGCGGCCCATTTGCGGCAGAGGCAGCTTCCCGTCGAGTATGCAAAAATTGTCGACTTCGCCGAAAGACGCTCGTTCGTGATCGGGTCTCACCTTGAAAACGCGCCCCACTTCACCCGGCTCGCCGCCCGTTGTGTGAAAGGAAACGAGGCGGACCTCGAGCGGAGGATGCGGGCGGGCAACCCGCGCTTCGCGCGGTGGGGGGTTTCGCTCGCGGGCGAGAGCAGGAGCCCGCTCCTCATTCCCTTCCTCCTTGAGCATCTCACGGGGACGGATACCGCCATGGCCCAGGCGGCCTACGACGCGCTCGCGCACATCACGGGGCTGGACCCCAGGGAAACGATGAACTTGAAGTTCAACGACCCGGAGGCCGTGACGGCCTTCAAGGATTTCTACGTGCGAATTCGCACAGGGCGTTGACCGGGCACTCCGGGCATCGGGGCCCGCGCGCGACGCAGAGGGTGCGCCCGTGCGTGATCAGTATCAGGTGCGCTGCGGTCCATTCTGCGCGGGGAATAAAGGCGGTAAGCGCTTCCTCCACCCTGTTCGGGTCGTCCGACTCGATGTAGCCGACCCGGTTCGCCACGCGCATCACGTGCGTATCGACGGCCAGCGCCGGAATTCCCATCCCCATCGAAAGTATGACATTCGCGGACTTGCGCCCGATCCCGGGGAGCGACATGAGCCCTTCCCGGGTGGAGGGAAGGGCTCCGCCGTGATCGTCCCGGACGGCCTTCGCCATGAGGACGATATGGCGCGCCTTGTTGTGGTAAAAGCCCGTGCTCCGAATGATGCGCTCCACGTCGGGGACGCGCGCATCGGCCAGGCTCCGGAAATCGGGGTAGCGGGAGAAGAGTGCGGGCGTCGCCGCGTTGACCTGCGCATCGGTCGTCTGGGCCGAGAGCACCACGGACACGGCGAGCTCGTAGAGCCCCCCGTAGCGCAGCGAGGGGGAAGGGACGCCGTACCGTTTTTTCAACAGGCTGAAGATGCGCTTCGAAAGAGCCTTGTCCATGCGGTCAGGACACCGCGATCACGCCTTTTTCCCGGCGGAGGGGGAATTGGATGGTGAATCTGGTTCCCAGGCCCGGAAGTGACGCGACCTGGACCTCGGCGTTGTGCTCCTTGAGTATCCTGCTGCTTATGGAGAGCCCCACCCCCGTGCCGGTGCTCTTGCGCTTGGTGGTGAAGAAGGGAGACCATATCTTCTTGATGTTCTCCTGGGTGATGCCGATCCCGTTATCCTCGATGGAAAGCGTGGCGACCTCGCCGTTGAAAACGGAGGCGATTGATATCTGCGCCGCGTAATCGCCGCTCTCGGACCTGCGCCGCTCTATGATCGCGTCGCGTGCGTTGAGCAGCAGGTTAATGATGAGCTGTTCCAGGCTGATCTTGTCCCCGTAGATGCGGCTTGGGGTTTCGCTGAGCATGAGGACGATATCGATGCTGAACTTCTTGAACTGGAGGCTCACCAGGTCGAGCGCGTCCATGATGACCTTGTTGACGTCGATGAACTGTTTGTTGAGGCCGCTCTTGCGCGAGAAATTCCTGATGTGGTCGATGATCGAGGCGGACTTGTCCACGAGGGCGCATATCTTCGTGAGGTCGGCGACGGCCTGGAGTCCCTCGAACTCCTCCCCGGTGATGTCGTCCATCATGTTCTGGGCGATGCCCTTGATCCCGGTGAACGGCTGCATGAGCTCGTGCGCGATACCGGTCGTGATCTCGGCCAGGCTCGCGTGCCGGGACATCTGCATGAGCTCGATCTCCTTTTCCTGTATGATGCGGTTGAGCTGTTCCGACTTCTGGCGCAGGCGGTTGATGGTATGCACGAGCTGGCGGTTGAGCCGGCGCGATTCGTCCAGGTTGCGCGCGGCCATGCCCGCGGTCCGATGGAATCCGAACGCGATGACGATGGAGGTCAGGTGGAACTGCGCCGATGCGGCGAGGGCGCATAGCGGAAGCGAGCGTTCAAACCCCGCCCACGCGAAAAGCCCTGCGGACAGCGCAAGGGCGACTTGTAAAGCCACATACGCCCGCTGGGATTGGAAGACGCTCGTGAAGAAGAAATACATGTGCACCAGCACAGCAAATCCGAGCCACGCGGCGACAATCACGGATGCGGCAGAGGGGAATATGACGGCGGCGGCCGCGACGCATACGGAGCCCGCGAGTACCGGGACGGGCGAGAGCGCCCTGGTCGCCCGGATGAAGGCGCGCGTCACAAGCGCGTACGCGGCGGGGAAAAGCGCGATCGATGCGGCGGCAGTCCAGGCTTCGAACGGCAGCGGAAACGCGGTCAAAACGAGACCGGCGGCGACCGCGGCGCAGGCGGGAAGGTAACCGCGGGACTGGGACGTGTTCAGGAACACGGCCGCGGCAAGCGTCTCGACGGCCAGGAATCCCAGGGAAAAAACTGCGATGAACTGTAAAGCGCTCATGTGCCCCGCACTACGTGATTGACATATGCCCGATGGATTTTTAATATGTCAATATATTTTGCTCACAGGGGGCGCTATGAGCTTCAACTGCGGAATCATCGGCCTGCCCAATGTCGGGAAATCCACCATATTCAACGCCCTGTCCGGGGCCGGCGCGCAGATTGCGAACTACCCCTTCTGCACGATCGACCCCAACAAGGGTATCGTGCCCGTGCCCGACGAGCGGCTCGAAAAGATCGCGCACATGCTGAAAAAGAGCGACCCCATCCACGCGAAGATCGAGTTTATCGACGTCGCGGGACTGGTGAGCGGCGCGTCAAAGGGCGAGGGGCTGGGGAACCGGTTCCTGGGGCACATCCGCAACGTCGACGCGGTGGTCCACGTGGTGCGCTGTTTCGCGGAGCCCGACGTGGTGCACGTCACGGGGGGAGTGGACCCGGTGCGCGACGCCGGGATCATCAACACGGAGCTCATGCTCGCCGACCTCGAGCTGCTCACGCGCGCGGGCGACAAGGTGAAAAAGCTCGCCCAGTCGGGCGACAAGGATGCGAAGGCGCGCCTGGCCGTCATCGAGCGCGCGTGCGCGCACCTGGACGGCGGCCGCCTTCTCGCGGGCATGGGGCTCGACGAGGACGATCTCGCGGCGCTCGGGGAATACGGGCTCATCACCCTGAAGCCGGTGCTCTACCTCGCGAACATCGACGAGGGCGGCGCGGATTCGCCCGCGGTCGCGGGGCTGCGCGCCTACGCGGGAGAAAACGGCGCGGAGTTCCTGTACCTGATCGGGAAGATCGAGGAAGAGATATCGCACCTGCCGGCGGGCGAGAAACAGGAATTCCTCGATGCGATGGGGCTCGCGGAGTCGGGGCTTGCGCGACTCATCCGCGCGGCGGTGAAGCTCCTGGGCATGGTCACCTTCTACACCGCGGCCACCGAGCTGCAGGCATGGATGATACCGGACGGCACCACGATGCAGAAGGCCGCGGGGAAAATTCATAAAGACATGGAGCGCGGGTTCATCCGGGCCGAGGTGTTCTCGTTCGAGGACCTGGAGCGCGCGGGCGACGACCACAAGCTTCGCGAGCTCGGACTCATGCGCGCGGAGGGGCGCGACCACCCCGTGCGCGACGGCGACATAGTGAAGTTTCTGTTTAACGTCTGACAGGGCGGGTGGAGCGATGACCGCGGAGCTGGACGCACGGGATCGTTACCTTATCCTCTTCGGACTCCCGGAGGACTATTCCCTGGACGAGCTGGGCGCCGCCTACCGCGCCCTCGCGAAGCTCAATCACCCGGATGTGAACCCCGACCCGTCCTCGGGGATGCGCATGGCGATCGTGAACGAGGCCTACCGGTTCCTGCACGCGCGCCACGGCGCGCCCCGCACGCCGCCGGCGGGCCCCGCGAAGCCCCGCGACGAGTGTTACGAAATCTACCGGGACGCCTTCGACACGCTCAAGTCCGCGTTTCGCGACTACTTTGGCGAGGGGCCGGACAAAGCGCGCGTGAACGACCTGTCCTGCCTGCGCGAGCGGCTAGCCGCGGCGCGCAGGGGATTCGCGCGCCTGGTGGACGAGCTTCCCTACAACGCGTGGACGAGCGACGCGATCGACCGCATTCTCTCCATCAACACCTGGCTCGGGGAAAATAAAAGTGATTGAAAAAATGGGGGAGGCTTTCTAGTATATCTTAATCGTTCGCGCCTGTAGCTCAGTGGATAGAGCAATGGCCTCCGGAGCCATGTGTCGCACGTTCAACTCGTGTCAGGCGCACAGATCGACAACTGGCGGGGTTATTCCCGCCTTTTCGTTTGGCGCCTCCCGGCTGCCTTTGAAGCGGTAAGGCCGGCGGAATATTTCTAAGAATTTCGGGCGCCGATACACAAAGAATCAGTCATCGCGCATTGCTGTTAACAGGGCACCGGGATGAACCTGAAAAAATATCAGCGATACCTTTTTCTTTGCTGCGCCGTCGCGATTACGGCGCTCTCTCCCCTCGCGGCCGCGCACACCCCGCCCGTCGCCGACAAAGGCGTCATCGATCTGCGCCCCTGGGACTTCGACGCGGACGGCTCCCTTCCGCTGAACGGCGCATGGGAGTTCTACTGGGACCGCCTCCTCGCGCCGGCGGATTTCGCGCGGGACACGAAACCGGGAATGGACGGGTACTTTGCAATCCCGGGCACCTGGAACAGGCTCTCGGTCAACGGGGCGCCCCTGGGACATCGCGGCTGCGCAACCTTCCGCCTCACCGCGCTCATGGACGGAAAGTCCCGCTGCGGCATCAAGCTCTTCCGGCTTTCGACCGCCTTCAGGCTTTTCGTGAACGGGGCGCCCGTCGCCGCGGCCGGCGTCGTGGGGCCCGATACGGCTTCATCGGTGCCGCAGTACCTTCCTCAAGTGGTCGCGCTCGTCCCCGCGGACGGCAGGGCCGAGCTCGTCCTCCAGGTGTCGAATTTCCACCATACGAAGGGCGGCCCGCGCGAGGAGATTGTCGTGGGTCCGGAGGAGAGCCTGCGCGGCGCCTTCATGCGAAAAATGCTCATGGAGCTCTTCGTCGCGGGAAGCATCTCGATCATGGGTCTGTATCACATGATACTGTTCCTCTATCGAAGGCGGGAGCGCGCGGCGCTGCACTTCGGCCTGTTCTGCTTCACGATCTCGGTCTGGGCCGTGTTGAACGGCGAGCTCTCCCTGGTACAGGCGTTTCACGGCCTGGACTGGCGCCTTCACCGCACGGTGAGCTACCTCGCATTGTGTTTCAGCGTGCCGCTTTTTTTCAACTACGTGCGCGATATCTTTCCGCGCACCCCGCGCGCCGCGGTGCGGTTCCTGAACGGTGCCGCGGCGGTCTATGCGCTCGTCATAATCGCCGCGCCTATCAGCATCTACAGCGCGGCGCTTCCCTACTACGAGATCATCATCCTCGCGGCCGTTGCCTTCGTGCTCTTCATCGTGGGGCGCGAGCTCGCCGCGAAGAACATCGAGGCGGTGTACGTGAGCGCCGGGATCGTGATCTATTTCACCGCCGTCGTGAACGACATCCTGTATGACATTTATGTAATTCGCACGATAATGCTGGGCCACCTGGGGCTCTTCGCGTTTTTTCTCTTCCAGTCCCTGCTCATGGCCCGTCGCTTTTCGCGAGCCTTCACGCTGTCCGAGCGCCTGTCGGAGGACCTGCGTGAAACGAACGAGTCGCTGCGCGAGCTGGACCGTCTCAAGGACGAATTTCTTGCCAACACCTCGCATGAGCTGCGCACCCCGCTCTCCGGCATGATCGGCATCGCGGAGTCGCTCGCGGACGGGGTTGCCGGCAGCGTGTCCCCGGGGATGAGGAAAAACCTGGACCTGGTGATCGCGAGCGGGCGGCGCCTCTCGAACCTGGTGAACGACATCCTGGATTTTTCGCGCCTGAAGCACCACGACATTCGGCTCTCGCTCGCGCCCGTGAACGTGCACTCCGTCGCGCAGGCGGTGCTGGACGTCACGCGCTACCTGGCGGGCGGAAAGGACATCGCCCTCGTGAACGCGGTCGATCCGGGGCTTCCCCCCGCAGCCGCCGACGAGGCGCGCCTGGAGCAGGTGTTCCACAATCTGGTGGGCAACTCGCTCAAGTTCACCGCGCGCGGGCGCATCGAGGTGGACGCGCGCCTGCTTCCCGGAAAGGGGACGCTGGAGATACGCGTCACCGATACGGGCGAGGGCATCGCGGCGGACAGGCTCGCGCGCGTGTTCGAGCCCTTCGAGCAGGCGGACGGATCGGCGACGCGCGTGCACGGGGGGACGGGGCTGGGGCTCTCGATCGTGAAGAGGCTCGTCGAACTGCACGGGGGTGGCGTCGATATTGCCTCGCAGCCGGGGGAGGGCACGCGGGTGTCCTTCACGCTTCCCGTGGCGGATGCGTCCCTGGAGAAGGCGCAGAACGCGCGACTCGTCCCGATCCAGTCCCGTTGGGCGGGCGATATCGTCGCCGCGGACGCGGAAATATCGGACCCCCCGGCGCCCTTCCCGCCGGCGCATGAAAAGGCGTTCTCGTGCCGGGGATGCCGCATACTTGCTGTGGACGATGACCCCGTCAACCTCCAGGTGATCGCAAACCAGCTCGCGCTCCACGACTACTCGGTCACCACCGCGACCGGCGGCGCCGATGCGCTTGAGCTTATCCGGCGCGGCGGCGATTACGACCTCGTGATCCTGGACGTCATGATGCCGCGCGTATCGGGTTTCGAGGTCGCGCAGGCCGTGCGAAAAAATTTCGACCTGTTCGAGCTGCCCATCATCATGCTCACGGCAAGGAGCCGCATCGTCGACATCGTCACCGGGTTCGAGGCGGGGGCGAACGATTACCTGACCAAGCCCTTTCACCGCGACGAGCTCCTGGCCCGGGTGCACACGCTCATCGCCCTGAAGCGCGCCGTGAAGGACAACGCGCGCCTTTCGGTGTTCGAGAGCGAGATCCGCAACGCGCTCACCATCCAGCGCTCGATCCTTCCCGGGTGCGCCCCCGAGGTGCCGGGGATCGATATCGCGTTCCGCTACGTCCCCATGCGCAGCCTGGGGGGCGACTTCTTCGACTTCTTCATGCCCGCACCGGGGTGCCTGGGCGCCATCCTCACCGACGTGTCGGGACACGGCATGGCCGCGGCGCTCATCGCGTCGATGGTAAAAATCGCGTTTCACTTCCAGCTGAATTGCGCGCGGGATCCCGCGACGCTTCTGCAGTGCATAAACGACGTGCTCCTCGGAAAGTTCTCGAAGCAGTTCCTCACTGCCTGCTACGCCTTCATCGACATGGAGGGACGCACGATCTCGACGGCGAACGCGGGGCACCTGCCCCTCGTCATCTGGAAGCACGCCGAGCAGGAAATCCTACAGCTAAATCCGGCCGGAAGGCTTATAGGCTACTTCGCCGATACGCGCTGCGAGGACGCGGTCGCGCCGCTCGCGCCGGGGGACCGCGTCATCCTCTACACGGACGGCATCACCGAGTCGCGCAACGCCGCGGGCGAGATGTTCGACGAGCGCTTCTTCGACGCGGTCGAGACGGGAGGGGCGCTTGCCGCATTGGGATTTATCGATGACCTCATGCGCCGCCTGGCTGAGTGGCACGGGAGCGACGATTTCGAGGACGACATCACGATCGTGGTGATCGATATTCTCTGAGCGTTTTATTAAGAATAGATTATTTCCTGGCAGGGTATGATATTTTGCAGTAAATTAACTTTTGCTGCGCTGAATGAGGAAGACTAACTCATGGAAAGTACGACCTTGAAATCCGCCGCCCCGGTACGACGCTTCGACAACGACTGGCTCACCGTGCTCGCGACACTCACCATCTTCCTGTTTCATTGCGCCAGGTTCTTCGATCATGGGCCCTGGCATGCAAAAAACAACCAGATGGACCAGGGCATGACCCTCTTCGTGACGATAACGGCCCAGTGGATCATGCCGTTGTTCTTCGTGCTTTCCGGGATAAGCTCGTTTTATTCACTCGGGTCCCGGAACGTCGGGCGTTACGTCGGCAACAGATTCCGGCGGCTTGTTATTCCGCTGGTCTTTGGCTCCCTCGTGGTGCTCGCCCCCGTGCAGGTCTGGATCGAGCGCGTTACCCAGGCCGGGTACACGGGGAGCTTTATCGAATTTTATCCGCACTATTTTCAGGGTTTCTACGCCCTTGGCGGAAATTTCGCGTGGATGGGACTGCACCTCTGGTACCTTGAGATGCTGTTCGTTTTTACCGTGCTGACGCTGCCGCTTTTCATCAATATGAAAAAGGGAAAGAATCCAAAACTGCTCGCCGGCGCGGCCGCCTTTTTTTCCAGGCGAGGAACGATCTACCTGCTGGCCGTCCCCCTCCTTCTTATGGAACTGGTCGTCAACCTGCAGCCGATGGGCGCGGGGATCAGGGCTTTCGGCGGGTGGAGCCTCTTCTCGTACATCGTGATTTTTGTCGCGGGCTTCCTGGTGGCGACCAGTCCACTGTACCGTGAATCCATGGAGCGGTCGCGATATATTTCACTGGCCCTGGGGCTCATGACCGCGAGCGCGATGTTCCTGGTGAAGTTCGATCTCTCCCTGCTGGGCACCGCCGGTGCGTATCTCGTATCGGTGCTGTTCCGCTCCTTCAATTCATGGTTCTGGCTCATAGCCATTCTCGGCTTCGGGAGCAGGCACCTTAATTTCAGTAACCCGTTCCTCGACTACGCCAGGAACGCGGCGCTTCCCTTTTATATTCTCCATCAAACGGTGATAGTCGTATTCGGGTATTTCATCGCGAACTGGGAGGCGGGCGTAATGGTGAAGTACTTGGTGCTGGGCTGTGTGTCGTTCGCGGTTATTATCGCGTCATATGAATTTGCGATTAAGCGGATCGCGGTGCTGGGTGCGCTGTTTGGGATGAAGGGGCGGTGAGTTGTGCACGGCGAAGACGCTGTGGAGCAGCGGTGGAAGGAACAAACCTGATGCGAAAGCTTGTGGTCGGCACTTTCCTGACTCTCGACGGCGTCATGCAGGCGCCGGGCGGTCCCGACGAGGATCGCGATGGTAAGAAACGGTGATATTCGACTAGCGCGGATAACCTCAGTGTTTTTTCTTGTCCTTGTCGAGCATCCCGGCAAGGCCTGCGAAGGGACTGGTTGATTTAGGTGGTGCCGCGGGCGATTTTAGTTTCGCCGCGACCGCCTTTCCACCACCTGCTCTCTTTGGCGCTATCTTCACGGTGATCGGTTCCTCTCTCTTCGGCTTTCGCGGCGTAAAGGGGTCGCTCCGCATGGACAGGGAGATGCGCTTCCGCGCCGCGTCAACTTCCAGGACCGTCACCTCGACCTTCTGGTTCACCTTGACCATTTTGTAGGGGTCTTTCACGAAATCGTCGGAAAGCTCGCTCACGTGGACAAGGCCGTCCTGGTGGACACCCACGTCCACGAAGGCGCCGAAGTTTGTGACGTTGGTTACCACGCCGGGGAGCTTCATGCCGGGCTCCAGGTCGGCGATGGCGTTCACCCCTTCGCGGAAGGTGAACAGCTCGAACTCCCGCCGCGGATCGCGCCCGGGTTTCGTGAGTTCCTCCAGGATGTCGCGGAGGGTCGGCATTCCGATTGTGTCGGTTACATACTTTTTGAGGTCGATTTTTTCCCGAAGAGACGCGTCGCGCACCAGATCGGCCACGGAGCAACCGAGGTCCGCAGCCATCCGCTGTACCACATGGTAGCTCTCGGGGTGTACGGCGCTTGAATCCAGCATGTTCGCCGCGCCGCGGATGCGGAGGAAACCGGCCGATTGCTCGAAAGCCTTGGGGCCAATGCCGGGAACTAAGAGAAACTCCTCGCGGGATGCGAAGGGCCCCGATGATTCGCGGCGCGTCATGATCCCTTCGGCCATCCTTGCAGAGAGGGCCGACACGTACTGTAAAAGCTCGCGGCTTGCCGTATTGACCTCCACGCCCACTGAGTTGACGCAGCTTTCCACGGTGTCGTCCAGGGAGCGCTGAAGCTCCTTCTGGTCCACATCGTGCTGGTACTGGCCTACGCCGATTGCCTTGGGGTCGATCTTCACGAGCTCCGCGAGCGGATCCTGAAGCCGCCTGCCGATCGAGACGGCGCCGCGGACCGTGACGTCCTGATTCGGGAACTCCCGGCGCGCCGTCTCCGAGGCAGAATACACGGAGGCCCCGCTTTCGCTGACCATGGTGATTATCACCCCTTCGAGGCCGATGCCTTTCAGGAAGGACAGGGCGTCTCGGCCCCCCGTGCCGTTGCCCACGGCGATCGCTTCCACGGAATATTTTTTGCACAGAGCGGCGACTATCTTTGCGGACTGCTCGATTTTATTATGTGGCTCCAGGGGATATATCGCCTCGTGATGCAGGAGGGCGCCCTGCTTACCGAGCACGGCGAGCTTGCAGCCGGTCCGCAGGCCCGGATCGACGGCGAGTACCGCGCGCTCGCCCATGGGCGAGGCCATGAGGAGCTCCCGGACGTTGCGCGCGAAGACGGCGATTGCCTCCTCGTCCGCGCGCTTCTTGCAGAGGGCGCGTGTCTCCGTGTCCATGGAGGGGCCGAGGAGCCGGTGATAACAGTCCTCGGCGGCACGCGACACCTGGGCCTGGGCCGCGCCGTTTCCCTTCACGAAGGCGCCCCTCAACAGGGCCACGGCCTCGTCGTCGGCGGGCATGAAGCGCGCGGAAAGGAAACCCTCATCCTCACCGCGCAGGACGGCGAGGATCCGGTGTGACGGCGCCTTGGCCGCCGGCTCGGCCCAGTCGAAATAATCGCGGTATTTAGCCGCCTCCTCTTCCCTGTCTTTTACGACGCGGGAGCCCATGACGGCTTTTTCCGCGAAGAGGGCACGCATGGATTCCCGGGCCCCGGCGTTCTCGTTGATCGTCTCGGCGATGATGTCGCGCGCCCCGGCAAGGGCCTCCTCCGTCGATGCCACGCCCTTTTCCCCGTCGACATAGGCAGCCGCCTCGCCCTCGACGTCAAAGCTCTCCTGGGAGAGAAGGCGTAGCGCCAGCGGCTCCAGTCCCTTTTCGCGGGCCGCCGTGGCGCGGGTGCGGCGCTTGGGACGATACGGGAGGTAGATATCCTCAAGCTTCGAGAGGGTGGACGCTTCGCGCACCGCTTTATCGAGCTCCGGCGTGAGTTTCTCCTGATCGGCGAGGGACTTGAGCACGGCCTCGCGGCGTTTCTCAAGCTCCCGGATCTGGTCGAGGCGGTCGCGGATAGCGATGACCGCCACCTCGTCCAGGCCGCCGGTCGCCTCTTTGCGGTAACGGGCGATGAACGGCACCGTGGCCTCCCCGGCCAGGAGCTCCGCCGCAGCGGCCACCTGCGCGTCTTTTATGCCGAGCTCGGCACTGATTATTGAAAAGGCCTGCTGGTCGGTCACGATGGGTCCTCCCGGGAATTCATTCGTCGCGGCGCTGGGGCGCACGACGGGAACTCACCTAGCGGACCTGCGGCGGGAATGGCAAGGAAAATTTAAAAGTTCAGGATGAAAGCCTTTTACCTGTATTCACTCTTGACCACAGGGGGCTTCTTCGAGAACCCGCCAACCGCTTTCCTGAGCTCCCGCCGGAATTCTTCACCGGTTTCGTCATGCGCCAGGTACAGGCGCCATGAATAGAGCCGGGACTCGTCGTACGTGAAGCCGGATATATTGATTCCGCATACCACAATGCAGTCCGGTTCGGGCTGGTTTTCAAAATCGATGGTCCCGGCGATGTCCTTGATCCTCGCGCACCCTTCGGTGGTATCGATCCGGTCGCCGCTCAAACCCCAGAAGAACCATTGCGGGGAGAGTATCAGGTCCGTGAATTGCTGGAGCTTTCCCCACAGCCGGCTCTTAAAATCGGTCGTAGTTTCGAAGCAGTGCATGGTCATGCCTTTCATCTCGCCCAGCTTTTGGGTTACGATGAAGTCGCGCACCGCCTGTTTGAATTCATTCTGGAGATCGTCGTATTTGCAGCGCCGGGTGCTTCGCGTGAGCTCGGATTTTTTCATGGAAGTGAAGGTCATGACCTTTGAATAAATATATTGATAAATAGTTACCAGTTCAATTAGGGTAGCCAATTAAAGGAAAGAAATTTGAGAGAAGGGTGTCCGCGCATTCCTTGGATAATAAATATCGCCTCGGCAAATATAACGCTTGACGATATTATCGCCATGCGTTATTATTGTACCATATGATTCGCTCATTTAAATGCAAAGATACCGAGAAAGTTTGGAATCAAATCATTTCGAAAAGGTTCCCAATCACTATTCAGAAGATCGCATTGAGAAAGCTATTTATGATTCAGCGTGCAAAGGATCTTAATGATTTGCGAATTCCTCCCGCCAATAGGCTCGAAAAGTTGAAGGGAGATAGAAAAAATCAATACAGCATTCGAATAAATGACCAGTATCGAATATGCTTTATATGGGATAATTCCGATGTGTTTGATGTTGAGATTGTGGATTATCATTGATTTGGAGTTCAAAAATGAAAAAATTGTCAAATATTCATCCAGGTGAGATATTACGAGAAGAATTCTTAATTCCTTTTAAATTATCCGCTTATAAATTAGCAAAAGAAACGAAAATTCCTCCTACGAGAATATCTCAAATATTAAAAGGGAAAAGAAGTATTACTGCGGATACCGCCTTGCGGTTTTCCAGATTTTTTGGAACTACACCTGATTTCTGGTTAGGGTTGCAAATAGAGTATGATCTGAGAGAAGAGCTTAGAATTAAATCGCGTGAATTAAAAACAATTAAAGCGATAAATACTGTTCATGCTATTTGAGAATCAACCAGAACGTGTTAAAAACCGC
This genomic stretch from Spirochaetota bacterium harbors:
- the higA gene encoding addiction module antidote protein, HigA family — translated: MKKLSNIHPGEILREEFLIPFKLSAYKLAKETKIPPTRISQILKGKRSITADTALRFSRFFGTTPDFWLGLQIEYDLREELRIKSRELKTIKAINTVHAI
- a CDS encoding RNA-binding transcriptional accessory protein, producing MISAELGIKDAQVAAAAELLAGEATVPFIARYRKEATGGLDEVAVIAIRDRLDQIRELEKRREAVLKSLADQEKLTPELDKAVREASTLSKLEDIYLPYRPKRRTRATAAREKGLEPLALRLLSQESFDVEGEAAAYVDGEKGVASTEEALAGARDIIAETINENAGARESMRALFAEKAVMGSRVVKDREEEAAKYRDYFDWAEPAAKAPSHRILAVLRGEDEGFLSARFMPADDEAVALLRGAFVKGNGAAQAQVSRAAEDCYHRLLGPSMDTETRALCKKRADEEAIAVFARNVRELLMASPMGERAVLAVDPGLRTGCKLAVLGKQGALLHHEAIYPLEPHNKIEQSAKIVAALCKKYSVEAIAVGNGTGGRDALSFLKGIGLEGVIITMVSESGASVYSASETARREFPNQDVTVRGAVSIGRRLQDPLAELVKIDPKAIGVGQYQHDVDQKELQRSLDDTVESCVNSVGVEVNTASRELLQYVSALSARMAEGIMTRRESSGPFASREEFLLVPGIGPKAFEQSAGFLRIRGAANMLDSSAVHPESYHVVQRMAADLGCSVADLVRDASLREKIDLKKYVTDTIGMPTLRDILEELTKPGRDPRREFELFTFREGVNAIADLEPGMKLPGVVTNVTNFGAFVDVGVHQDGLVHVSELSDDFVKDPYKMVKVNQKVEVTVLEVDAARKRISLSMRSDPFTPRKPKREEPITVKIAPKRAGGGKAVAAKLKSPAAPPKSTSPFAGLAGMLDKDKKKH
- a CDS encoding type II toxin-antitoxin system RelE/ParE family toxin, whose product is MIRSFKCKDTEKVWNQIISKRFPITIQKIALRKLFMIQRAKDLNDLRIPPANRLEKLKGDRKNQYSIRINDQYRICFIWDNSDVFDVEIVDYH